In Mesoplodon densirostris isolate mMesDen1 chromosome 2, mMesDen1 primary haplotype, whole genome shotgun sequence, the DNA window GCATTTCAtgaaaggaaactgaggtccagagataGGAAGGGATTTGCCCAGGCTCCCAGCAAGGGGGAGAAGGAGCCAAGATTGGAGCCCAGATCATTTAGCTGCAAAGTCCGTGTGGCTTCTGCTCCCCAGACTGGGGTCTGGAGCAACTCTCTGGACCCTGCCAGACCGGGAGGGCCCATGGGAACCTGGAAAGAGGTTTCAGGCTGATGGGTGGGCATAGAGTGGGTGGCAGGGGTCATGAGAGTCCCGCTGGGCCCCTTCACCCCCAGAGGATGGGCTCCTGGTAAGTTGGGAGATGGCCAGGTACCTTCCACCATCCTTGGCTCAAGTCTCTGGGCTGCCAGGGGGGTGAGGTCAGCTGCCCGGAGCCCTCATCAGGCCCGGCCCCAGGCTGACCACCGCCAGACCTCGCCAAGCTTTCAGCTTTTGTTCCTCACCTCTAGGCCACATCTGGTCCCAGTACGTGGCTTCCTCCAGAGAAGGAACGCAAACGCATCAACCAACCACCGTTCCTGCCATCTCCCAAGCGGATAGGCATAAAGGCCTCCCAGATGATTCTGGGAACCTGGGTGAGTGGGTCTGCGTAGGGGATACACAGTGAGAAGCAGGGAACCCTCTCCTAACTCTGCAGGCAGCCCCAAGTTCTCCTTCCCCCCGGGAACTGATTCTCTGAGGGAGCCAatcccacctctttttttttctaccaggGACTAGCACCCACTCCCACTGTCTCATTTCTCTCAGGCAGTGGTTTTTCAAACTTGAGCGGGCATTAGCctcacctggagggcttgccCCACgccagagcttctgattcagtaagcctggagtggggcctgggaacttgcatttctaatgagttctcaggtgatgctgatattgCTGTTCTAGGgacaaatttgagaaccactgtgctaaTGGACATCACCCAGAGCCATCCCACTCTCTTATTTTCTAGGGAAATGCTCCCTCCATTCTCTTCATATTTGTCTTGAGGCCTCAGGGGCAGCTCGGGGACTTGGCCTATTTCTCATCTCTGGTTGAGCAAggaccctctcctccccctcccactcctccccctctcctctcctccccctccccctcctccccctctccccctctcctctcctccccctcccctctcctccccccctcctccccctccccagaggcagcCATCCCCCATATATGATGTAATCTTCGGTTTGTTGGTGTTCTTGTAAGACAGCTAAGCTCTTGCCTTCGTGTGCCTGCCTTCTTCATTCACCAGATGGCATTGGGCATCAGCCTCATTCCGTTTCTCATTCctgtccttcatttttttttttttttttccagtacgcgggcctctcactgttgtggcctctcccgttgcggagcacaggctccggacgcgcaggctcagcagccatggctcacgggcccagccgctccgcggcatgtgggatcttcctggaccggggcacgaacccatgtcccctgcatcggcaggcggactctcaaccactgcgccaccagggaagccctgtccttcaTTTTTTAAGCCCACCTTTTACTGGTGTCTAATAACCATACAGAAGGGAGCATGAGTCCTAAGTGAAGAGCTCCATGAATTGTCACAAAATGGACTCACCATGTAACCACCCCCCAGAGGGTTGAAGGGCACGTTTCCAGCACCGCAGGGCCACCCCCCAACCTCCCTCCCCATCAGGTGGTTCCTCTCCTGACTTCCAGTAGTGCAGGTtagttttgcctggttttgaacagctgttttttttaaattaattgagatATTTAATAGACAGTGCAAACCATAGTTTCATCTGATTATAAATGTATGAGTTATCTATCAGTTATCACAAACAGCAACAAGGACCTTAGAGCTACGTTAGAAAAATGTATAGCTGGGATTTAACCCTAACAATCTCACGCGCTCTCAAGAGAACACCATCTGTTTCAAATAAGTGTCACAAACTCCAAAAAGACCAGGGGAGTGGGAGTGAGGAGTGGGCCAGAGTGGGAAACACAGGGGCCAGTACACAGGCGATGGACTGAAATACAGCTCTCAAGGAAACCAAAATCAGATGCTTTATTACAGCTAAGGACAAGGAAAAGCTtatggcttttaaaaaacaactcctgggcttccctggtggcgcagtgattgagaatccgcctgacaagtcaggggacacgggttcgattcctggtccgggaagatcccacatgccgcggagcaactaagcccgtgcgtcacaactactgagcctgtgctctagagcccgtgagccgcaactactgaggccacatgccgcaagtactgaagcccacgtgcctagagcccatgctctgcaacaagagaaaccaccgcaatgagaagcctgcacactgcaacgaagagtagcccccgctcgccgcaactagagaaagcctgggcgcagcaacgaagacccaacacagccaaaaataattaaacaaaataaataaatttataaaaaaataaacaaacaactccTGCCAGTACCATACAAGTCTTACAAAGAGATGTGTAACAAGTCAGCTGACTTAAAAGGACAGAGGCTACATTTTCAGATCATTTCAACTGCAAACGGTCGACCCTATCCACTGAAGTTCAGCAGTGGAGTTAGTGTAGTCCAGAAGCTCAGTGTTGGATTTGCAAATACAGTTTATTTTACAGAAAGTCAACATTATAAACAGCAGGCACCTCCCCCGCCCCTTGCCTGTCCCGCTGGGTGCAGACCATGCTATGCAGAGTGAGCAGTGATGCTGCCCTACTGCTTTGGAGGAAGATTCGAGAGTGATGGAACCTGCCTGCCCTGCACACACACGCGCCTGCCCGCCGCGCAGGCCATCAGACTGGGCCCAGCCCGCACTGGACCGGTTAAGTGGATCCAGCCCCGGTCTCCGATTCCTTCATGTCGtcgtcttcctcttccttcttcttggtGGGTTTTGTTGGTAGGGATACAGAGGGAACATTTGGTAGAGGGACTGTTTCCGGTCCACTGATTTCCAGCAAATTCTTGTCTAGTTCCTCCTGTTCTAGTTCTAATTCTGTCATGAGCTCATCCTCGTCAAACTCTTCTCCAAACCCTATAGATTTTGAAATAGCTGTTGAAGTTTCTTCTGCAAGTTCCTGCTGGTCAGCAATGTCCTGCAATAACTCATCAGCTTTATCGACGTCCATGTTGTCGTGGGCAGCCTTCATGGTCTTGGTGGCATAGCCCACATTCTTGAGCACCTCGGTGTTGGTGTTGGCATTCTCCAGGGCCTCTCGTTGGAACTCGATGGTTGACAGCATGCCGTTGATCTGTACCAACTGCTTTCCATACCTCTTTTTGCGCTTCAGTGCCTGGAGGGCAGCACACTTGATTTTGGTGTCGTGCTTCTTGGCAGCCATCAGCTCCTGCTCTATCTTCTTCTCCAGGAATTCTTGCTTCTTACTTAGCATCTCCTCTGTGTTCCAAAGCCTCTGGATGGCCTcccggtggggggtgggggtcgggCCGCCCTTGCCGGCTTTACCCCCTCCAGCCccgaacagctgcccaaacactgacactactgctgctgctggacGTGCCAGCCTGCgctgcccactccccaccctgcCACTCCCTGCTGCAGCAGGCCTCCTGAAcagctgtgtttttttgttttttgttttgtggtacgcgggcctctcactgttgtggcctctcccgttgcggagcacaggctctggatgcgcaggctcagcggccatggctcagtggccatggctcatgggtccagccactccacggcatgtgggatcttcccggaccggggcacgaacccgtgtcccctgcatcggcaggcagactctcaaccactgcgccaccagggaagtccgggaaTTCTTAATAGACCTGAGAATTTGACAGATAAGGACATGTAAATAATTATTTGGAGGATTTGAATAGGTGTGTTTTACTCCACATTATTTTCAGATATTcatggaacatttatttatttatttatttttattattatttttttttgcggtatgcgggcctctcactgttgtggcctcccccgttgcggagcacaggctccggacgcgcaggctcagcggccatggctcacgggcccagccgctccgcggcatatgggatcctcccagaccggggcacgaacccgtatcccctgcatcggcaggcggactctcaaccacttgcgccaccagg includes these proteins:
- the LOC132502958 gene encoding charged multivesicular body protein 4b-like, translated to MLSKKQEFLEKKIEQELMAAKKHDTKIKCAALQALKRKKRYGKQLVQINGMLSTIEFQREALENANTNTEVLKNVGYATKTMKAAHDNMDVDKADELLQDIADQQELAEETSTAISKSIGFGEEFDEDELMTELELEQEELDKNLLEISGPETVPLPNVPSVSLPTKPTKKKEEEDDDMKESETGAGST